The Nitratidesulfovibrio sp. SRB-5 genomic sequence CTGCTGGTGCTGTCGGGCCAGGCGTTCGCCGCCGACACCATCAAGCTCGGCTTCGTCATTCCCCTGACCGGTGACATCCCCAAGGTGGGCGAGGCCTCGAAGTTTGCCGCCGAAATGCTGCGCGAAGAAATCAACGGCAAGGGCGGCCTGGATGTGGGTGGCAAGAAGTACAAGCTCGAATTCGTGTTCGAGGACAACGAAGCCAAGCCCGAATCCGCCGTCAACGCCATGCTGAAGGTCATCGAGCGCGACCAAGTGCTGGCCGTGGTCGGCCCGCAGTCGTCCAAGCAGGCCGTGCCCGCCGGCGGCGTTGCCAACGACAACGAAACCCCGATGATCTCGCCCTGGTCCACCAACCCGGATACCACCAAGGGCCGCCCCTGGGTGTTCCGCGCCGCCTTCCTGGATCCCTTCCAGGCCCCCGTGGTGGCCAACTTCGCCACCAAGCAGTTCAAGGCCAAGAAGGCCGCCGTGCTGTTCGACATCTCCAACGACTACTCGAAGGGCCTTGCCGAGTTCTTCAAGGCGGAGTGGGAGAAGATGCACGGCGCCGGTTCCGTGGTGGGCATGGAATCGCACGGCACCAAGGACCAGGACTTCTCGGCCCAGCTGACCAAGGTCGTCGCCGCCAAGCCCGACTTCATCTTCCTGCCTGAGAACTACAACATCGTCGCCCTCATCGTGAAGCAGGCGCGCGACCTTGGCTACAAGGGTCCGTTCATGGGCTCCGACGCCTGGGGTTCCGCCGAGCTGATGGACCTGTGCGGCAAGGAATGCGTGGGCCAGTACTTCTCCACCCACTACGCCGCCGCTGGCGCCACCGGCGCCACCAAGGAATTCATCGACAAGTACAACAACAAGTACGGCTACATCCCCGACGACGTGGCCGCGCTGACCTGGGACGCCACCCGTCTCGTGCTTCAGGCCATCCAGAGCGTGGGCAAGGTTGACTCCGATACCCGCAAGATGCGCAAGGCCGTGCGCGACGCCATGGTCAACATCAAGAGCTTCGACGGCATCACCGGCAAGATGAGCTTCGACGAAAACCGCGACCCCATCAAGTGCGCCGTGGTCGTCAAGATCAGCGAGAAGGGCGAATTCACCTTCGCCGAATCGGTCTGCCCCAAGTAGTATGATGAATCCCCGCGCGGCCCTCTGGCCGCGCGGGGCCTTTTCCGCCGCACGCACAGCGCGGCTTCCGCTTCCATCCGCGCCGCCCCTGCGGCGTGCCGGGTTGCCGCCCGGCCAAGGTGCCGCCCTGCGCGGGTTCCCATCCGGAACCTGGCACCTGTGAAGCGGAACATACGAATCACCTTTCACGGACGGCGCGCACGACGCGCCGCCCGTGTTCTGCCCCCCTGACGCGTGCACGGCGCGCGCCAAGGGGCAAACCGTTCCACGGAGGGTTTCGGGACTGTGGAAATCTTCATCCAGAACCTGTTCAACGCGCTCCAGTGGGGCAGCTTCTACGCACTGATCGCCCTGGGCTACACCCTGGTGTACGGCGTGCTGCTGCTCATCAACTTCGCCCACGGCGACATATTCATGGTGGGCGCGTACATCGCATTTTTCGTCTCTTCGCTGCTGCTGGGCGACCTTATGGGCGTATTCAACCTGCCCGGCTGGGCCGCGCTGGCGCTGACCGTGCCGCTGACCATGCTGCTTACCGCCGGGGTCGGCGTGACGCTGGAGCGCATCGCCTACCGCCCCCTGCGGCGCAAGGGCGCGCACCGTCTGTACGTGGTCATCACCGCCCTGATGTGCGGGCTTATCCTTGAAAACGGCAACCTCGCCCTGCTGGGCGCCAGCCGCCGCAAGCTGCCCGACATGGTGGACAAGGTGGTGTACACCTTCGGCTCCGTGTCGGTGACCAACCTGAAAGTGTGGGTCATCATCACGGCGTTCCTGGTGTTCTTCCTGCTGCAATTCATCGTCACGCGCACCCGCATCGGCATGGCCATGCGCGCGGTGGCGTGGGACAAGTTCGCGCTGCCGCTGATGGGCATTCCGCTGGATTCGATCATCGTGTTCACCTTCGTGCTGGGGTCGGGCTTTGCGGGCCTTGCCGGGCTGCTCTTCGCCATGTCCTACCCCATCCTCGATCCCTACATGGGCGCCATGGTGGGCTGGAAGGCCTTCATCGCGGCGGTGGTGGGCGGCAT encodes the following:
- a CDS encoding ABC transporter substrate-binding protein; translated protein: MKKTVLLVLALLLVLSGQAFAADTIKLGFVIPLTGDIPKVGEASKFAAEMLREEINGKGGLDVGGKKYKLEFVFEDNEAKPESAVNAMLKVIERDQVLAVVGPQSSKQAVPAGGVANDNETPMISPWSTNPDTTKGRPWVFRAAFLDPFQAPVVANFATKQFKAKKAAVLFDISNDYSKGLAEFFKAEWEKMHGAGSVVGMESHGTKDQDFSAQLTKVVAAKPDFIFLPENYNIVALIVKQARDLGYKGPFMGSDAWGSAELMDLCGKECVGQYFSTHYAAAGATGATKEFIDKYNNKYGYIPDDVAALTWDATRLVLQAIQSVGKVDSDTRKMRKAVRDAMVNIKSFDGITGKMSFDENRDPIKCAVVVKISEKGEFTFAESVCPK
- a CDS encoding branched-chain amino acid ABC transporter permease: MEIFIQNLFNALQWGSFYALIALGYTLVYGVLLLINFAHGDIFMVGAYIAFFVSSLLLGDLMGVFNLPGWAALALTVPLTMLLTAGVGVTLERIAYRPLRRKGAHRLYVVITALMCGLILENGNLALLGASRRKLPDMVDKVVYTFGSVSVTNLKVWVIITAFLVFFLLQFIVTRTRIGMAMRAVAWDKFALPLMGIPLDSIIVFTFVLGSGFAGLAGLLFAMSYPILDPYMGAMVGWKAFIAAVVGGIGDIRGAFIGGFLLAFIEIMVAAFLPSTFRDLFAFTILLMILWQRPTGLFGVAKTTKI